The Blautia pseudococcoides genome segment TCCTCTTCTCTCCCCTGCAGCGCCTCCAGCACCACATCTGACAGATTAGGCTGTCTGCCCACAATACCAGTAACTGTTGTCTTTGTGCTTCTCTCCTCCCTGGATTCGATCTTTATCCCGTCCAGGGAACCGGAAAACTCAGTTCCCAATATAGCCGCAGCTACACAGACAGTCACAAACATCAGATAATGTTTCCGCAGAGACTGCCTGGCCTTTTGCTTCATCTCTTTTCTTGTCAGCATACTTTCTTCCCTCACCCTTTGCCACTGTACTGCCCGCATAAATACTCCTTTTTCTGCGGAACAATCTGTTTTTCATTATAGCATCCGCCAGATGTGATCACAACCTCGAAAGCGTAAAAAAACAGCAGCCTGGCCTTTTTATGACCCTGCTGCCGTAAGAAAACCCCAGATTAAATTTACTATTCTCACCGCATAATGATATAAGCCGTATATCCTCCATAGAGCACCAGAAGCGCAATGGCTTCTCCTCTGCTGATTTTTTCTCCCTTTTTCGCCAGGACGAAAAGTATGATACTCATGATCAGCAGCACAGCTCCGTCATAGATGGACTCCATACGGATAGCCATAGGGGATATTGCTGCTGACGCACCGATGATCAGCAGAATATTGAATATATTGGACCCAATAACATTACCCATAGCCAAATCATTCTCGCCTTTTGTGGATGCCACCACAGAGGTTACAAGCTCCGGCAGGGAGGTGCCGATCGCCACAATGGTCAGTCCGATCAGTGTCTGGCTCATGCCAAAAGCGGCAGCAATTTCACTGGCGCTGTCAACGACTAATTCCCCGCCTATAATAATCATGGCAATACCCAGAACAGCATATACAATGCTCCTGACAGGGGTCAGCTTTTTGCCGATATTTTCCTCCTCAGGCCTAACGGTACGTGTCTTCAGCGCTGACTTTATCTGCACATACAAAAATCCGGCAAACAGCAGAAGCAGTATCAGCCCCTCCAGACGTCCAATCTGCCGAACTCCCTCTGCCCCTCCGACGGAAAACATACAGAACAAAAGCAAAAGTCCTGTGACAAGGATAGAGAAGGGCATTTCTTTTTTCAGCAGCCCGCCCTGTATTTTCATAGGAAGGACGACACCGCACACGCCGATAACAGCCAGACTGTTAAACAAATTGGAGCCAATGACATTACTGATGGCAATATCATTATTACCTGACAGGGAGGCCATGATACTGACGGAAGCCTCCGGTGCACTGGTCCCGAACGCCACGATCGTCAGACCGATGATAATGGACGGAACCCGCAGTGTCTTCGCAATGGAAGAACAACCGTCCACAAACAGATCAGCTCCCTTCACCAGGGAGACAAAGCCCAGCAGCAGCCATAGATACATCATATTATTTTTTCCTCTTTTCTGAAATTGTAAAATTGGGATGACCATTCGATCGGTCCGTGCATCTACTGCGCTGACCGCACATCGCCAAGGCGATCCTGCATGGATTTTTGCCTGCAGCTGTGAAGATACTGAACCCTTACAAATTTTGTCACAAAATTCCATCATTACCTATAATATGATGAATCGCCTTCCCCGTCAAGGACTAAAGAAGGGGATGTTCCGCTCTGGCTTTCAGGCGTTCCCAGCGCCGGTCCACCTCTGCCTGGATCTCCTCTGCCACACGGCTGTAGGACGCTTCCGCCAGATGGCGCGTTCTTCCCATAAGTTTAAGCCAGTCTGTAACCGGAATCCTTTTCTTACTTTTTTCCGGATCATAGTTCAATGTGGTAATTCCGTTTTCTATCTCATAGAGCGGAAAATAGCAGGAGTTCACGGCTGCTTCTATGACTCTCCTCTCCGTATTGGGTTTATCTCCCCAGTTTAAGGGGCAGGCGGAAAGTGTCTTGATATATGCGGTTCCGAAACGTGCTGCATACTCTTTGGCCTTTGCCGCTTTTTTTATAAAATCCGCCGGGCTGGACTCTGCTGCCGTTGCCGCATACGGCAGGTTTGCGGCAGCCATGATCATAGGCATATCCTTGTGGAAAAATGTTTTTCCATACTGTTCTTTTCCGATATGGGAGGTGGAGCTTTTGGCGCCTTTGGGTGTGGAATAGGATAACTGGTACCCGGTATTCATATAGCCCCCGTTGTCATACTCAAATATGATCAGATGGTCATTTCTAAGAGCGGTCCCCAGCGCGGAACCCATACCAATATCCATACCGCCGTCACCGCTGACCATGACAAAAGTGATGGCTTCGTCAGGCAGTTCCCCCCGCCTGCGCCGCTGCTGAAAGGCCTCCACAACACCTGCAAGCGTTGCGGCGCCGTTCTGGAACAGATTATGGATATAAGGAACCCGAAAAGCAGTCTTTGGGTATGAGGTGGTGACCACCATGCCGCAGCCAGTCTGAAACAGAAGGACCACATTCCCCTCAATCCCCCTTAACAGCAGGTTCACATTTACCGGGATTCCGCAGCCCGGGCAGGCGCCGTGTCCGGGAGCCAGACGCTTGGGCATGGCTGTGCTCTCGTTTACTCTTCCCCCCGTCACCTTCACCTGACCATTTTCATCTACCTTTGCGGATATATAGCCCGGACTGGCATCCTCTTTGCTGATCGGGTCAAAATACTGCTGCACCTGCAGACTTTCATCTCCGGGATATACCCCCAGATAATCAAATGCAGATGCCTTGCCGTCCAGACACTGCCGGAAAAGTTCCAATGCATCCTGCACATAAAAGTCCCTTCCGCCCAATCCGTAAATACGGCTCAGGACCCTTGCCCTGCTGTTGCGGTCCTTCAGGGCTGCCTTCAGCTCCAGTGTCATATTTCCCCCTCCGGCACCGTAGCTGTCCTGTCTGTCCGCTGCCAGTATGGTCACTGCACTTTTGCACAGCTCGTACAGTTCCTCTGCCGGGAACGGCCGCAGAGCGTGCAGGGTCACTACACCTGCCTTGATACCCTCCTCCCGCATCCGGTCGGCCGCGGTCTTGGCTGTGTGGTAGGAAGAACCCAGCAGAAATAAAATCACTTCCGCATCCTCATTTTTATACCCCTCTGCCAGCGGATATTTTCTTCCTGACAGTCCTTCATATTCCCTCATCACCTGGGGAATCACAGTGCGTGCCTGTTCCATAGCCAGATGAAGCTGGTATTTATTGTTCAGGGTATCCGGTTCGTTCATATAGGAGCCAATAGAAACCGGATGTTCCAAATCCAGAACGGAATATTCGGCATGATAGGTCCCAATAAAATCCGCCACTGTTTTTTCATCCTCAAACACATAGCATTTCTTCTTCTGGTGGCTGGTAAAAAAGCCGTCAAATGCCACGATCACCGGCAGCCTGACTGTCTCCGCTATCCTGATGGCACACAGATTCATGTCATAGACAGCCTGTGGTGAATCCGCAAAAAGGATGATCCATCCCGTATTCAGCGTGTACATAATATCACTGTGGTCCCCTTTGATGGACAATGGGCCGGACACAGTCCTGCAGGCTACGTTCAGCACCATAGGAAACCGGGTCCCTGACTGGACCGGAAGCTGTTCCAGCGCATACAAAAGACCATTGGCGCTTGTGGCATTGAAAACCCTTGCCCCAGCAGCTGACGCGCCATAGCAGATACCTGCCGCACTGTGCTCCCCCTCCGCTGCGATCAGGGAAATATCATGCTCCCCCTCCGCCTTCATCAGGTCCAGGAACTCCGCGATCTGTGTGGACGGGGTAATGGGATAATACCCCATCACATGATAATTGATCTGTTTCGCCGCATAGGCAGCCAGTTCATTTCCGCTCTCAAATAATACTTTCTGCTTTTCCATCAAACCAGCCCTCCGTCTATTCTCCGCTCTTCCAGATAAGAATCACTTGTGATCCAGGAATTTGCCCCTGCATCTTCAAATTCCAGATGATCCACGATCAAATCCTTATTTCTCACAAACCATTTTTTGTCAGGATGCTCTCTCTCAACGCCCTGTACAAGCGCATTCACCGGGCAGACATCCACACACCGCAGGCATCCCTTGCAGTGGTGATAGTCAAGTCCCTTATTTACCATTGCCTCTTTTCCCTTATACTCACCCTTTTCAAACCGGAAGACCATATCGGGGCATGTGGAATCACACAGGCCGCAGTTGATACATCTGTCCTGGATAAACAGAGGGATATAGCCTTCTCTTGATGCGGAAAGGTCGTTGGATACCGTACTTCCATAACGGGTATTGACACCGCCGTAAGGAGCATTTTTATATCCCCACTGATTTTCAGCTTCCTTGTAGGGGACCTTTTCATATTGGCCGTCAGGTGCAAAATATACTTCCCGGGCTGCCTCATATCCCCGTTTCACGCCCTCCAGATTCCGTTCCAAAAGCGCGGGATATTTCTTTCCTACGGTATCCCTTACCAGGTCGTATGCCCGCTCAAGAGGTATGAACCCCACAGCTTTTACAACCGCTCCCAGCATGACCATATTCACACGGCTTTTGCTCTCCATGGCAATCTTCAGGGCGTCCACTGCATAGATGCTTCCCCCATAAAGCTTCAGCCTCTCTCTCAGGTCATTGGGGGAATCAGGGGAGTTGATCACAATCTTGGTCTCCTCCCACACACCAGCGGTAACCGGCAGCTTGCCTGCCAGCGCCTCATGGAAAAGCCCCAGGATGTGAGGCTTTTCCACCGGACTGCTGATGCGGATTTCCCTGTCGGGCTCACACCAGCGGATAAACGCTTTTACCGGTGAGCCTCTTTTCTCAGAACCATAGCTGGAAAAACTGGACGCATTAAGCCCCAGATAGGATGCTCCCAGCTCTCCCAATAACTTCCCGCACAGGTTTGCTCCCAGACCGCCTATACTCTCCAGACGAATCTCAAAACATCCTTCCTCATTCACAATGGGCAGATTTATTTTCTCATCCATTTACATTCTCTCCTTCATCTCAGTTACCATTTATTATCCATAAAATAAGAAAACTTATACAGCATATGTACCGATATGCACATAAACCTTACATTCTGTGGGAATGACTATAAGGCAGACAAGGAGGTAATAGATTATGCATGAACCGCGTTTTTACAGCAAAGAAGGATGCAGCACACTGATCGAAGTCATCTGCGCAGACCCGGGAGCAAGTTTTTCCTGCTGCGGAAAAGATCTGACGGAATTGAAAGCTAACACATCGGAAGGTGCCTCTGAAAAACACCTCCCGGTTGTGGAACAAAACGGAAATACGGTCACCGTTAATGTAGGCAGTATTGCACATCCTATGACAGAGGAGC includes the following:
- a CDS encoding 2-oxoacid:acceptor oxidoreductase family protein, yielding MDEKINLPIVNEEGCFEIRLESIGGLGANLCGKLLGELGASYLGLNASSFSSYGSEKRGSPVKAFIRWCEPDREIRISSPVEKPHILGLFHEALAGKLPVTAGVWEETKIVINSPDSPNDLRERLKLYGGSIYAVDALKIAMESKSRVNMVMLGAVVKAVGFIPLERAYDLVRDTVGKKYPALLERNLEGVKRGYEAAREVYFAPDGQYEKVPYKEAENQWGYKNAPYGGVNTRYGSTVSNDLSASREGYIPLFIQDRCINCGLCDSTCPDMVFRFEKGEYKGKEAMVNKGLDYHHCKGCLRCVDVCPVNALVQGVEREHPDKKWFVRNKDLIVDHLEFEDAGANSWITSDSYLEERRIDGGLV
- a CDS encoding desulfoferrodoxin family protein, with amino-acid sequence MHEPRFYSKEGCSTLIEVICADPGASFSCCGKDLTELKANTSEGASEKHLPVVEQNGNTVTVNVGSIAHPMTEEHSIGFICLETEKGLQRVPLKADGDPKACFALTEGDRPVAAYAYCNLHGFWKTEIR
- a CDS encoding calcium/sodium antiporter; its protein translation is MMYLWLLLGFVSLVKGADLFVDGCSSIAKTLRVPSIIIGLTIVAFGTSAPEASVSIMASLSGNNDIAISNVIGSNLFNSLAVIGVCGVVLPMKIQGGLLKKEMPFSILVTGLLLLFCMFSVGGAEGVRQIGRLEGLILLLLFAGFLYVQIKSALKTRTVRPEEENIGKKLTPVRSIVYAVLGIAMIIIGGELVVDSASEIAAAFGMSQTLIGLTIVAIGTSLPELVTSVVASTKGENDLAMGNVIGSNIFNILLIIGASAAISPMAIRMESIYDGAVLLIMSIILFVLAKKGEKISRGEAIALLVLYGGYTAYIIMR
- a CDS encoding thiamine pyrophosphate-dependent enzyme, with amino-acid sequence MEKQKVLFESGNELAAYAAKQINYHVMGYYPITPSTQIAEFLDLMKAEGEHDISLIAAEGEHSAAGICYGASAAGARVFNATSANGLLYALEQLPVQSGTRFPMVLNVACRTVSGPLSIKGDHSDIMYTLNTGWIILFADSPQAVYDMNLCAIRIAETVRLPVIVAFDGFFTSHQKKKCYVFEDEKTVADFIGTYHAEYSVLDLEHPVSIGSYMNEPDTLNNKYQLHLAMEQARTVIPQVMREYEGLSGRKYPLAEGYKNEDAEVILFLLGSSYHTAKTAADRMREEGIKAGVVTLHALRPFPAEELYELCKSAVTILAADRQDSYGAGGGNMTLELKAALKDRNSRARVLSRIYGLGGRDFYVQDALELFRQCLDGKASAFDYLGVYPGDESLQVQQYFDPISKEDASPGYISAKVDENGQVKVTGGRVNESTAMPKRLAPGHGACPGCGIPVNVNLLLRGIEGNVVLLFQTGCGMVVTTSYPKTAFRVPYIHNLFQNGAATLAGVVEAFQQRRRRGELPDEAITFVMVSGDGGMDIGMGSALGTALRNDHLIIFEYDNGGYMNTGYQLSYSTPKGAKSSTSHIGKEQYGKTFFHKDMPMIMAAANLPYAATAAESSPADFIKKAAKAKEYAARFGTAYIKTLSACPLNWGDKPNTERRVIEAAVNSCYFPLYEIENGITTLNYDPEKSKKRIPVTDWLKLMGRTRHLAEASYSRVAEEIQAEVDRRWERLKARAEHPLL